One genomic window of Halorubrum hochsteinianum includes the following:
- a CDS encoding DEAD/DEAH box helicase: MRVRDLPLSSSVVDHFAERGVRELYPPQRAAVEAGVCGGADVVAAVPTASGKTFVAQLALLTAGGPGLYVCPLRALAREKYETFAALPGVDVGISTGDFDATGEELAGNDVVVATSEKVDSAIRNGASWVDELACVVVDEVHLLGAKRRGPTLEVTLATLRRRNPDLQTVALSATVDNPDAIADWLDAALVESDWRPVELRTGVAVGGDVAFDDGTSLSVDVASADEAARDDDEEVGVEKNEADGPDATEVTAALVADAVADGGQCLAFVRSRREAVDLAERLADEGLAEKLGIEDAAAAAADEATDVDGTLTGRQLADCLRAGVAFHHAGLRSGHRSVVESAFRDRDVACICATPTLAAGVNVPARRVVVRDQRRYGEAGMEWIPTLEVHQMCGRAGRPGLDPHGEAVLVADADTRAAVHERYVEGEPEAVESQLADPGALRTHVLAAVATGFAATETEILDVFEGTFYARETGAGGLADAVAVAVDDLVAAGMVARETGGVEDYRLVATAVGETTSKQYVRPETGERIVAGLRAAAGLSDATTLTAFEVICDTPDMQDTYLGNAERADVYRFARTNSAHLTTDMTEPDDFEGWLESVKTARILDEWIGGATVEDLVERYRIGPGDLDSRVERAEWLLSAAEALGETIGVRVPAVSRARSRL, translated from the coding sequence ATGCGCGTCCGGGATCTGCCGCTCTCGTCGTCCGTCGTCGACCACTTCGCCGAGCGGGGCGTCCGGGAGCTGTACCCGCCGCAGCGCGCGGCGGTCGAGGCGGGCGTCTGCGGCGGCGCGGACGTGGTCGCGGCGGTGCCGACCGCCTCGGGGAAGACGTTCGTCGCGCAGCTCGCGCTCCTGACCGCCGGCGGTCCCGGACTGTACGTCTGTCCGCTCCGCGCGCTCGCCCGTGAAAAGTACGAGACGTTCGCCGCGCTACCCGGCGTCGACGTTGGCATCTCGACGGGCGACTTCGACGCGACCGGCGAGGAGCTGGCGGGCAACGACGTCGTGGTCGCCACCAGCGAGAAGGTCGACTCCGCGATCCGCAACGGGGCCTCGTGGGTCGACGAGCTAGCCTGCGTCGTCGTCGACGAGGTCCACCTGCTGGGCGCGAAGCGGCGCGGACCGACCCTCGAAGTGACGCTGGCGACACTCCGGCGGCGGAACCCCGACCTCCAGACCGTGGCGCTGTCGGCGACCGTCGACAACCCGGACGCGATCGCGGACTGGCTCGACGCCGCCCTCGTCGAGTCCGACTGGCGGCCCGTCGAGCTGCGGACCGGCGTCGCCGTCGGCGGCGACGTCGCCTTCGACGACGGGACGAGCCTGTCGGTCGACGTCGCGTCCGCCGACGAGGCGGCCCGCGATGACGACGAAGAAGTCGGTGTCGAGAAAAATGAAGCCGACGGGCCGGACGCAACCGAGGTCACCGCCGCCCTGGTCGCCGACGCGGTCGCGGACGGCGGCCAGTGTCTCGCGTTCGTCCGATCGCGTCGCGAGGCGGTCGACCTCGCGGAGCGGCTCGCCGACGAGGGGCTCGCCGAGAAACTCGGAATCGAGGACGCTGCCGCGGCGGCGGCGGACGAGGCCACCGACGTGGACGGGACGCTCACCGGCCGGCAGCTCGCCGACTGCCTCCGCGCCGGCGTCGCGTTCCATCACGCCGGCCTCCGGTCGGGCCACCGGTCGGTCGTCGAGTCGGCGTTCCGCGACCGCGACGTCGCCTGTATCTGCGCGACGCCCACGCTGGCCGCCGGCGTCAACGTCCCCGCGCGCCGCGTCGTCGTCCGCGACCAGCGCCGGTACGGCGAGGCCGGCATGGAGTGGATCCCCACGCTCGAAGTCCACCAGATGTGCGGCCGGGCGGGGCGTCCGGGGCTCGACCCGCACGGGGAGGCCGTCCTCGTCGCCGACGCGGACACGCGCGCCGCGGTTCACGAGCGGTACGTCGAGGGCGAACCGGAGGCCGTCGAGTCGCAGCTGGCCGATCCCGGGGCGCTCCGGACCCACGTCCTCGCGGCGGTCGCGACGGGGTTCGCCGCGACCGAGACCGAGATCCTCGACGTGTTCGAGGGGACGTTCTACGCCCGGGAGACCGGGGCCGGCGGCCTCGCCGACGCGGTCGCGGTCGCGGTCGACGACCTCGTCGCGGCCGGCATGGTCGCCCGGGAGACCGGCGGCGTCGAGGACTACCGGCTCGTCGCGACGGCCGTCGGCGAGACTACCTCGAAGCAGTACGTCCGCCCCGAGACGGGCGAGCGGATCGTCGCCGGCCTCCGCGCGGCGGCCGGCCTCTCCGACGCGACGACGCTCACCGCGTTCGAGGTGATCTGCGACACGCCGGACATGCAAGACACCTACCTCGGGAACGCCGAGCGCGCGGACGTCTACCGGTTCGCTCGGACGAACTCCGCGCATCTCACCACGGACATGACCGAGCCGGACGACTTCGAGGGGTGGCTGGAGTCGGTGAAGACGGCCCGCATCTTAGACGAGTGGATCGGCGGCGCGACCGTCGAGGATCTGGTGGAGCGCTACCGGATCGGGCCGGGCGACCTCGACTCGCGGGTCGAGCGCGCGGAGTGGCTGCTGAGCGCGGCGGAGGCGCTCGGGGAGACGATCGGCGTTCGGGTCCCGGCGGTGTCGCGGGCGCGGTCGCGGCTGTGA
- a CDS encoding acyl-CoA dehydrogenase family protein yields the protein MEFTLTEEQRQIRDTVAEFVDEEVVPRAAEIDETDEFPADLIDEMADLGLMGMPFPVEYEGAGLDYHSYAIGLEEISRGSGGLGTVVAAHTSLAGNMLYEFGDEEQKQEYLTALNTAEDIGAFALSEAEAGSDVPAMSTTAERDGDGYLVNGGKLWISNGSVADTVTLFAKTDPDAGRKGISSFVVRPEEDDGFVVEGTEDKIGDKGCPTAELRFDDMWIPEDRLLGEEGEGFVHALKTLNGGRITIAARSVGIARAALDEAKSYAQQREQFDRPISDFQAIQHKLADMDTKARAAELLMHEAADLKMRDDDYIKEAAQAKLYASEIAREVANEGIQIHGGYGYTKDFPAERFYRDAKLSEIYEGTSEVLRNTIAQQLLDE from the coding sequence ATGGAGTTCACGCTCACCGAAGAGCAGCGTCAGATCCGCGACACCGTCGCGGAGTTCGTCGACGAGGAGGTCGTGCCGCGGGCGGCCGAGATCGACGAGACGGACGAGTTCCCGGCCGACCTGATCGACGAGATGGCCGACCTCGGTCTCATGGGGATGCCGTTCCCGGTCGAGTACGAGGGCGCGGGCCTCGACTACCACAGCTACGCGATCGGTCTCGAAGAGATCTCCCGGGGCTCCGGGGGGCTCGGGACGGTCGTCGCGGCCCACACCTCGCTGGCCGGCAACATGCTCTACGAGTTCGGCGACGAGGAACAGAAGCAGGAGTACCTCACGGCCCTGAACACCGCCGAGGACATCGGCGCGTTCGCGCTCTCGGAGGCCGAGGCCGGCTCGGACGTGCCCGCCATGTCGACCACCGCGGAGCGCGACGGCGACGGCTACCTCGTCAACGGCGGCAAGCTCTGGATCTCCAACGGCTCCGTCGCGGACACGGTCACGCTGTTCGCCAAGACCGACCCCGACGCGGGCCGGAAGGGCATCTCGTCGTTCGTCGTGCGTCCCGAGGAGGACGACGGGTTCGTCGTCGAGGGGACGGAGGACAAGATCGGCGACAAGGGGTGTCCGACCGCCGAGCTGCGGTTCGACGACATGTGGATCCCCGAAGACCGGCTGCTCGGCGAGGAGGGCGAGGGGTTCGTCCACGCCCTGAAGACGCTCAACGGCGGCCGGATCACGATCGCGGCCCGGTCGGTCGGGATCGCGCGCGCCGCGCTCGACGAGGCGAAGTCCTACGCCCAACAGCGCGAGCAGTTCGACCGGCCGATCTCCGACTTCCAGGCGATCCAGCACAAGCTCGCGGACATGGACACGAAGGCGCGCGCCGCGGAGCTGTTGATGCACGAGGCGGCCGACCTGAAGATGCGCGACGACGACTACATCAAGGAGGCCGCGCAGGCGAAGCTGTACGCCTCCGAGATCGCCCGTGAGGTCGCCAACGAGGGGATCCAGATCCACGGCGGCTACGGCTACACCAAGGACTTCCCCGCCGAGCGCTTCTACCGCGACGCGAAGCTCTCGGAGATCTACGAGGGGACCAGCGAAGTCCTGCGGAACACGATCGCCCAACAGCTCCTCGACGAGTAG
- a CDS encoding phytoene/squalene synthase family protein, whose translation MSGREHGPGEADLAWCHEAVQGVSRTFALTVDVLEEPMASQICVGYLLCRVADTVEDAGHIPPEAQSDVLRTYRRAIDPDDETEIGAFREAVDEWLPAERDDDWTVVAEAPTIAATFEELDPEAQEAIVPPVLEMVDGMAMFVDRHATEGGLRIDDRDELEQYCYYAAGTVGNLITNLLTRGDVAEERADRLRETAEEFGLLLQLVNVSKDVYDDYTEENNVYLPAEWLEAEGVEQERVVHPENRESSARVVDRTADYARSFLDDAQAYLETMPLSNGNTMEAWTVPYLLAVGTLRELGSRPEDALTETGVKVSRQEVFAVMSAASDVGRDSLAELRQTIARTPFHRAVGSAD comes from the coding sequence ATGAGCGGACGAGAACACGGCCCCGGCGAGGCCGACCTCGCGTGGTGTCACGAGGCGGTCCAAGGGGTCTCGCGGACCTTCGCGCTGACCGTCGACGTGTTAGAGGAGCCGATGGCTTCGCAGATCTGCGTCGGCTACCTCCTCTGCCGGGTCGCCGACACCGTCGAGGACGCCGGCCACATCCCCCCGGAAGCCCAGAGCGACGTGCTGCGGACGTACCGACGAGCGATCGACCCGGACGACGAGACCGAGATCGGCGCGTTCCGCGAGGCGGTCGACGAGTGGCTGCCCGCCGAGCGCGACGACGACTGGACCGTCGTCGCGGAGGCACCGACGATCGCCGCTACGTTCGAGGAGCTGGACCCGGAGGCGCAGGAGGCCATCGTGCCGCCGGTGCTCGAAATGGTCGACGGGATGGCGATGTTCGTCGACCGCCACGCAACCGAGGGCGGCCTCCGCATCGACGACCGCGACGAGCTGGAGCAGTACTGCTACTACGCGGCCGGCACCGTCGGCAACCTCATCACGAACCTGCTCACCCGCGGCGATGTCGCCGAGGAGCGCGCCGACCGGCTGCGCGAGACCGCCGAGGAGTTCGGCCTCCTCTTACAGCTGGTGAACGTCTCGAAGGACGTGTACGACGACTACACCGAGGAGAACAACGTCTACCTCCCCGCCGAGTGGCTCGAAGCGGAGGGCGTCGAACAGGAGCGGGTCGTCCACCCGGAGAACCGGGAGTCGTCGGCCCGCGTCGTCGACCGGACCGCGGACTACGCCCGCTCGTTCCTGGACGACGCGCAGGCGTACCTGGAGACGATGCCGCTCTCGAACGGCAACACGATGGAGGCGTGGACCGTCCCGTACCTGCTCGCGGTCGGCACCCTCCGCGAACTCGGGAGCCGCCCGGAGGACGCGCTCACCGAGACCGGCGTGAAGGTGTCCAGACAGGAGGTGTTCGCGGTGATGTCGGCCGCGAGCGACGTCGGCCGCGACTCGCTGGCGGAGCTGCGGCAGACGATCGCCCGGACCCCCTTCCACCGGGCGGTCGGGTCGGCCGACTGA
- a CDS encoding PH domain-containing protein: MTAQTLHPRVQIVWVLRAVLLSALVTAPFAGGAYLEYLPEWAPVAVGAAMLTLTVAHALLRYRRWSYEIREDAIYLDRGVITQVRTTVPLVRIQHVDSRRGPIERTAGLASCVVYTAGSRGADVRIPGLTPEGASDLREELKRLAIRADGEDAV, translated from the coding sequence ATGACGGCACAGACGCTCCACCCCCGAGTCCAGATCGTGTGGGTCCTCCGTGCGGTGCTCCTGTCGGCGCTCGTCACCGCCCCGTTCGCCGGCGGCGCGTACCTCGAGTACCTGCCGGAGTGGGCACCGGTGGCGGTCGGAGCCGCGATGCTGACGCTCACCGTCGCGCACGCGCTGCTCCGGTACCGCCGCTGGAGCTACGAGATCCGCGAGGACGCGATCTACCTCGACCGCGGCGTGATCACGCAGGTGCGGACCACGGTGCCGCTGGTGCGGATCCAGCACGTCGACTCCCGGCGCGGGCCGATCGAGCGGACCGCCGGGCTCGCCTCCTGCGTGGTGTACACCGCCGGTTCCCGAGGGGCTGACGTGCGGATCCCCGGACTCACGCCGGAGGGGGCGAGCGACCTCCGCGAGGAACTGAAGCGGCTGGCCATCCGCGCCGACGGGGAGGACGCGGTGTGA
- a CDS encoding YqjF family protein — MLGRRWLEMTWRDGLFAHWPVDPEVVAAALPDGLSVATHGGDAYLGVVPFVMDDIRPRGVPMGLSFPELNLRTYVEGPNGPGVYFHSLDADDRLGVAVARGLFRLPYYRAETDVRRGDAGDPGGWAPDDAGDGDAVDPDRTVRFASRRVHRGVPHARFDATYAPVGEAFTPEAGSLPAFLLENYRFYTAGSGGRLYVGEIEHEPWTLRPAEAEIRSNTLFAANGFDRPDGDPILHYSEPIAVTADRIRRV, encoded by the coding sequence ATGCTCGGCCGCCGCTGGTTGGAGATGACGTGGCGGGACGGACTGTTCGCGCACTGGCCCGTCGACCCGGAGGTCGTCGCCGCGGCGCTCCCCGACGGGCTCTCGGTCGCGACCCACGGCGGCGACGCGTACCTCGGGGTCGTCCCGTTCGTGATGGACGACATCCGGCCCCGGGGCGTGCCGATGGGGCTGTCGTTCCCCGAACTCAACCTCCGGACGTACGTCGAGGGACCGAACGGCCCCGGCGTCTACTTCCACAGCCTCGACGCCGACGACCGGCTCGGCGTGGCGGTCGCCCGAGGGCTGTTCCGGCTGCCGTACTACCGGGCCGAGACCGACGTTCGACGCGGCGACGCCGGTGACCCTGGCGGTTGGGCCCCGGACGACGCCGGCGACGGGGACGCTGTCGACCCCGACCGTACCGTCCGGTTCGCGAGCCGTCGCGTCCACCGAGGCGTCCCGCACGCCCGGTTCGACGCGACCTACGCGCCGGTCGGCGAGGCGTTCACGCCGGAGGCGGGGTCGCTGCCCGCGTTCCTGCTGGAGAACTACCGGTTCTACACGGCGGGGTCTGGCGGGCGGCTGTACGTCGGCGAGATAGAGCACGAACCGTGGACGCTGCGGCCGGCGGAGGCGGAGATACGGTCGAACACGCTGTTCGCCGCGAACGGGTTCGACCGCCCCGACGGCGACCCGATACTCCACTACTCGGAGCCGATCGCGGTCACGGCCGACCGGATCCGGCGAGTCTGA
- a CDS encoding cation diffusion facilitator family transporter — MSSPFGSGDRARFQRAAAVNVVGNAVKIAVVGATGLAFGSVALLADAAHSVADLVASAVVFVWGGSRYESADETHPHGHQRIEPLTALFVGATIAVLGLLLLRESVLGFLGPVEVRPSPLLVGALLFAMADMYLLYRYTELVNADLGSTALDALAVDCLNDIYTTIAALVGVFGVLLNVPVLDPIAGALVSALVVYQGIEIGRENVRYLVGEAPPPGDRDRIVAALRDHAAVEGVHDLTVYYDGTDLEVEVHVEVDGTMTLREAHDVETELVTSLRALEDVGDVHVHLDPSGLGEWKDAPEAVDAPPE; from the coding sequence ATGTCGAGCCCCTTCGGGAGCGGCGACCGCGCTCGGTTCCAGCGGGCGGCGGCGGTCAACGTCGTCGGCAACGCGGTGAAGATCGCGGTCGTCGGGGCGACGGGGCTCGCGTTCGGCAGCGTCGCGCTCCTGGCCGACGCCGCCCACTCGGTCGCGGACCTCGTCGCCAGCGCGGTGGTGTTCGTCTGGGGCGGCTCGCGGTACGAGAGCGCGGACGAGACGCACCCGCACGGCCACCAGCGGATCGAACCGCTGACGGCGCTGTTCGTCGGCGCGACGATCGCGGTTCTCGGGCTGCTCCTGTTGCGCGAGTCGGTGCTCGGGTTCCTCGGCCCCGTCGAGGTGCGGCCGAGCCCCCTCCTGGTCGGGGCGCTGCTGTTCGCGATGGCCGACATGTACCTGCTGTACCGGTACACGGAGCTGGTGAACGCCGACCTCGGGTCGACCGCGCTCGACGCCCTCGCGGTGGACTGTCTCAACGACATCTACACCACGATCGCCGCCCTGGTCGGCGTGTTCGGCGTGCTGCTGAACGTCCCGGTCCTCGACCCGATCGCGGGGGCGCTGGTCAGCGCCCTCGTCGTGTACCAGGGGATCGAGATCGGCCGCGAGAACGTCAGGTACCTCGTCGGGGAAGCGCCCCCGCCGGGCGACCGCGACCGGATCGTCGCCGCCCTCCGCGACCACGCCGCCGTCGAGGGGGTCCACGACCTCACCGTGTACTACGACGGGACCGACCTGGAGGTCGAGGTCCACGTCGAGGTCGACGGGACGATGACCCTCCGGGAGGCCCACGACGTGGAGACGGAACTCGTCACGAGCCTCCGCGCGTTGGAGGACGTCGGCGACGTCCACGTCCACCTCGACCCCTCCGGGCTCGGGGAGTGGAAGGACGCTCCGGAGGCGGTCGACGCGCCGCCGGAGTAG
- a CDS encoding PH domain-containing protein → MKLAPQSVPYRALQKAAGTAVALFVIVNSGGFGVPLAVAGGAAILLAMLAYEVAYYRRFEYVLTEDTLDISSGVISRREREIPYRRIQNVDVSRSVIQRAIGVAAVDLETAGGSSTEGSIRFVTPEEATRLQREVQRRKSDAGRAGGAGDGTDAVDDAVEGGRDDAFAPDEEELFAISPGELALVGALSFDGRLIGLLAFLSSGSFPVLSGFLPETSAAALTATAFVGVAALFIASWLIGAGVAFSNYYGFRLSRAGDELRYERGLFRRYSGSIPTEKVQTLRITDNPAKRALGYASLSIETAGYAPGQGSESGNQSAVPIATTDRVYRLAHEIESFGTPEFNRPPKRIRWRYVVRYAVIVGVLTGIAYAANWYFAASLPWYGIAALLLAVPPAAHLKWKHRGYWLGEDHLLTRNGFWSRTVAVVPYYRVQNVIDSRTVFQRRWSVATIVADTAGTGSLTGSDAAAVDFEIDEAEALKETLTERLATAVAERRSTGTDRFEWVDEGDGVDGEPEAAGTGPTAEPDATSTGSAAESDATTGESGSAEESRPASAAGETDRNDASTHREATGDDAPDDGVEIPDDGVVRPDFSPSDRDYSQPAERIDTGEYAVDQNPSDADVAHGPGSGSDDDESENAESGGTENSGTRGEGAESAGTTDDGGDGDAPGSRE, encoded by the coding sequence GTGAAGTTAGCGCCGCAGTCGGTCCCGTACCGCGCGCTCCAGAAGGCGGCCGGGACCGCCGTCGCCCTGTTCGTGATCGTCAACAGCGGCGGGTTCGGAGTCCCGCTGGCGGTCGCCGGCGGCGCGGCGATCCTCCTCGCGATGCTCGCCTACGAGGTCGCGTACTACCGCCGGTTCGAGTACGTCCTCACCGAGGACACGCTCGACATCTCCTCCGGCGTCATCTCTCGGCGCGAGCGCGAGATCCCGTACCGCCGGATCCAGAACGTCGACGTGAGTCGGTCGGTTATCCAGCGCGCGATCGGCGTCGCCGCGGTCGATCTGGAGACCGCCGGCGGCTCCAGCACCGAGGGGTCGATCCGGTTCGTCACGCCCGAGGAGGCGACCCGCCTCCAGCGCGAGGTCCAGCGCCGGAAGTCCGACGCGGGCCGGGCGGGCGGGGCCGGCGACGGGACCGACGCCGTCGACGACGCGGTCGAGGGCGGGCGCGACGACGCGTTCGCGCCGGACGAGGAGGAGCTGTTCGCCATCTCGCCCGGCGAACTCGCCCTCGTCGGGGCGCTGTCGTTCGACGGACGCCTGATCGGGCTGTTGGCGTTCCTCAGCTCCGGGTCCTTCCCGGTGCTGTCGGGTTTCCTCCCGGAGACCTCGGCCGCCGCGCTCACCGCGACGGCGTTCGTCGGCGTGGCGGCGCTGTTCATCGCCTCGTGGCTCATCGGCGCGGGCGTCGCCTTCTCGAACTACTACGGGTTCCGGCTCTCGCGCGCCGGCGACGAACTGCGCTACGAGCGCGGCCTGTTCCGGCGGTACAGCGGGTCGATCCCGACCGAGAAGGTCCAGACGCTGCGGATAACGGACAACCCCGCGAAGCGGGCGCTGGGCTACGCGAGCCTCTCGATCGAGACCGCGGGGTACGCGCCCGGACAGGGGTCCGAGTCGGGTAACCAGTCCGCCGTGCCGATCGCGACGACCGACCGCGTCTACCGGCTCGCACACGAGATCGAGTCGTTCGGCACGCCCGAGTTCAACCGGCCGCCGAAGCGGATCCGCTGGCGGTACGTCGTCCGGTACGCGGTGATCGTCGGGGTCCTCACGGGGATCGCGTACGCCGCGAACTGGTACTTCGCGGCGTCGCTCCCGTGGTACGGGATCGCCGCGCTACTCCTCGCCGTGCCGCCCGCGGCCCACCTGAAGTGGAAACACCGCGGCTACTGGCTCGGGGAGGACCACCTGCTCACCCGCAACGGGTTCTGGAGCCGGACCGTCGCGGTCGTCCCGTACTACCGGGTCCAGAACGTGATCGACAGCCGAACCGTGTTCCAGCGCCGGTGGAGCGTGGCGACGATCGTCGCCGACACCGCGGGGACCGGGTCGCTGACCGGGAGCGACGCCGCCGCGGTCGACTTCGAGATCGACGAGGCCGAGGCGCTGAAGGAGACGCTCACCGAACGGCTCGCGACCGCCGTCGCGGAGCGGCGGTCGACCGGGACCGACCGCTTCGAGTGGGTCGACGAGGGCGACGGCGTGGACGGGGAACCGGAGGCGGCGGGTACCGGGCCGACCGCGGAACCGGATGCGACCAGTACCGGGTCGGCCGCGGAATCGGACGCGACGACGGGGGAATCGGGATCCGCCGAGGAATCGAGGCCGGCGTCGGCGGCCGGCGAGACCGATCGCAACGACGCGTCGACCCATCGGGAGGCGACGGGCGACGACGCGCCCGACGACGGGGTCGAGATCCCGGACGACGGCGTCGTCCGGCCGGACTTCTCGCCGAGCGACCGCGACTACTCGCAGCCGGCGGAGCGGATCGACACGGGCGAGTACGCGGTCGACCAGAACCCGTCGGACGCCGACGTGGCTCACGGCCCCGGCTCCGGGAGCGACGACGACGAGAGTGAGAACGCGGAGAGCGGGGGGACAGAGAACAGCGGGACGAGGGGCGAGGGGGCGGAGAGTGCCGGAACTACGGACGACGGCGGAGACGGCGACGCCCCCGGTTCGAGGGAGTGA
- a CDS encoding Glu/Leu/Phe/Val family dehydrogenase, protein MTDDPFENMLAQMDRAEEYADVDHGIFERLKHPERTLKVTLPVELDSGEVEVFEGYRCQFDSARGPFKGGVRFHPSVTQREVEALAGWMTWKTALVDLPYGGAKGGVICEPKELTQNDLESLTRRYTEGIRRMIGPEVDVPAPDMNTNPQTMAWMMDTYSMYEGHSVPQAVTGKPLEIGGTPGRVEATGRGVSLVTERLFEYLDRDLSDATIAIQGFGNVGSNAARLLDEAGANVVATSDVSGAAYDPDGLDVAALGAHVDAGGLISEYVAGEYRGNADGSSWDDPDEITNAELLTLDVDVLIPAAVEGVITADNVDDLRASAIVEAANGPTTVAADEALTERDIQVVPDILANAGGVIVSYLEWVQNAQEFSWPLETVNAELERRIGDAFDQTIEQYDAKELPDLRTAAYTLALERTAKAHEYRGLFP, encoded by the coding sequence ATGACCGACGACCCGTTCGAGAACATGCTCGCGCAGATGGACCGCGCCGAGGAGTACGCGGACGTTGACCACGGTATCTTCGAGCGGCTCAAACACCCGGAGCGGACGCTCAAGGTCACGCTCCCCGTCGAACTGGACTCGGGCGAGGTCGAGGTGTTCGAGGGGTACCGCTGTCAGTTCGACAGCGCTCGCGGGCCGTTCAAGGGCGGCGTGCGATTCCACCCGTCGGTGACCCAGCGCGAGGTCGAGGCGCTCGCCGGGTGGATGACGTGGAAGACCGCGCTGGTCGATCTCCCGTACGGCGGCGCGAAGGGCGGCGTGATCTGCGAGCCGAAGGAGCTGACGCAGAACGACTTGGAGAGCCTGACCCGGCGGTACACCGAGGGGATCCGCCGGATGATCGGCCCCGAGGTCGACGTCCCCGCTCCGGACATGAACACGAACCCGCAGACGATGGCGTGGATGATGGACACCTACTCGATGTACGAGGGGCACTCCGTCCCGCAGGCCGTCACCGGGAAGCCGCTGGAGATCGGCGGGACGCCCGGCCGCGTGGAGGCGACCGGCCGCGGCGTCTCGCTCGTGACCGAGCGGCTCTTCGAGTACCTCGACCGCGACCTCTCGGACGCGACGATCGCGATCCAGGGCTTCGGCAACGTCGGGTCGAACGCGGCCCGGCTCCTCGACGAGGCGGGTGCCAACGTGGTCGCGACCTCGGACGTGTCGGGGGCCGCCTACGACCCCGACGGGCTCGACGTGGCGGCGCTCGGCGCGCACGTCGACGCCGGCGGTCTGATATCCGAATACGTCGCGGGCGAGTACCGCGGGAACGCGGACGGCTCCAGTTGGGACGACCCGGACGAGATCACCAACGCGGAGCTCCTCACCCTCGACGTCGACGTGCTCATCCCGGCCGCCGTCGAGGGCGTGATCACCGCCGACAACGTCGACGACCTGCGGGCGTCTGCGATCGTCGAGGCCGCCAACGGCCCGACGACCGTCGCCGCCGACGAGGCGCTCACCGAGCGCGACATCCAGGTCGTGCCCGACATCCTCGCCAACGCCGGCGGCGTCATCGTCTCGTACCTGGAGTGGGTCCAGAACGCGCAGGAGTTCTCGTGGCCGCTGGAGACGGTCAACGCCGAACTGGAGCGCCGCATCGGCGACGCGTTCGACCAGACCATCGAGCAGTACGACGCCAAGGAACTCCCCGACCTCCGGACCGCCGCGTACACGCTCGCCTTAGAGCGCACGGCGAAGGCCCACGAGTACCGCGGGCTGTTCCCGTAA